TGATCATTAGAAAACAGGTCAATCATTTACCTTTACAAGCTGAGCATCCTGTATGGTCAAGGGAAGGTGTGGTAGCATCTGGCGCTGCGAGATCCACTGGTGCTTCAACACCTGAGCTGCACTCAGGCGAGTGTGTGGGTCAATGTGCAGCATCCGCTTCACTAGATCCTAAAATTTAGAGGAAAAACACCTGAAAATGGCCATCTAGACCTGGAAGCCTGAACATTTCTCGTCTTGTAGGTGCATGAGTGTGGTTTTgagtgtgagaaaaagagaaagaaaattctttagcatctttcaaaattataaactaaacaaaaagaatttttccaATGTTTTTTTACAGCAGCCTACATCTGTCTTTATGGCAAGACAAAAGTTATTAGTTCCCcttggaaaaataaattgttttgattatGAGACAGATTGCATTTATCTATGCCTGGTTTCTCAGACAAAATGGGGTAGGCATGTGGGAAGGCAAGCATGATCTTAATCCTGCACCTCTACAACACATGCTTCTCTGATCATGCTTGCatttcagtttaaattattattagttaCACAACCTtggaaagaaaattatgttgcacaaaataaaaattaacaagaaGCATTAATTGTTTGTGCTAACATCAAGTAATCAGTTAAGTTGTCCACCCAAATGATAAAGTTAAATAACCAGTCTAAAAACCACTTGACagatcagattttttttttttttttaagtggaaacACTGACCTTTGCTGGGGCGGAGACTGAATCCCAGTTACCACCAACAAGCGTAAACTTGCCTTCTTCAATGCGTGCTAAAATGTCATTTGGTGTATCATTTGGACCATTTGCAAAAGGTGTGTGCCTGTGACAAAAAAACTTGTTGATATACacctttcaaagaaaaaagaccagAGATTAAGTCCAGcaatgtatttttgttactCTGCTTTCTGTTCCTAATAAACTGTCGGAATTTAATCTTAAATGCTGTCCTCTTTGTTTTCCTACCATGACAgatatttcttcatttgtatTCAACCATTTTCACCTCTGATACATGTTAATTTAGATCCATTTCCAAAACATATGCAAAAACTTGTAATTTTACTAGGCACATAGAATACATACAGTATTGATAAAAACAGTAATCCAAGTGAATTCCACAACTTCTGCTACAACTgattagaccagtggttcttaaccttttttgaggtaccgaacccacaagtttcatatgcacattcaccgaacccttctttagtgtcatcatgaattgcgggtgtgtcttgacctccgtggcggaggctccgctgAACCCCTGATACCAACTCACCGAACCCcaagggttcgatcgaacccaggttaagaaccactggatTAGACCCTTTTCTTCTGATTAATATTAAGGTCAGAATTTAAATAATCCATCCAGACTTGCTTCTTATAAGACTTCCTTGCAGCAGAGCAACTCAAAATAGCTTCCCATATAACACTCCATAAAATCGTCCCAAAGATACACCATCATAAACTGGTAATTcatgaaacaataaaacaatgtgtCAGGATCCTTGCATGTTCACCCCTTCCCTCTGTCCCTGTAACAAGAATCTTACTACAGTCACCAAACTGGGATGAGGCAATGCTTACCCTGCCAGCATGGTGTACAGCAACACTCCCAAGCTCCAGATATCACAGGATGCATCATACCCTTGTCTTTTTAACACCTGCACAAAATTCCATAGCATATAtcaattttgtcattttaaaacctGCACAGAAGCAAAAAGGCTGGTAACATTGTGTGATAGTTTAAATGTGTGATCGACAGAATcaagaatattttgtaacaataaatgGAAACTTCTGTTTTATTAGGAATTCAAACATGGTTCAAAATTAGTCTTTTTGgtttcattttattacattttcttgcACTTTCACGTGAACACAGAAAAATTACTCGTTTTACAAAAAGCAATCTTGTGTGCTGGTATCTAATATAATCTTTCATATCATTAAACTAAGCATGCATGGGTGGATGTGCAAGAGTACAAGAACTGGTGTCAGCTTAAACACAGTATTTGACCCTCACCTCAGGGGCAACAAAATTGGCAGTATAGCAGGGTGTCATGAGCAAGCCGTTTTCCGCTCTTAGTTGCTTAGCAAAGCCAAAATCACAAATGCGAAGACTCTCAGGTGAACCACTGTCATCAGCATACAAAATGTTGGACGGTTTGAGATCCCGGTGAACCACCTGAAAATGGCACAGAAAAGTTCACCTAATGTACAAAATAGGTTCCATCAAAGAGGACAAGAGCCACCACTTAGGCGGGAAAGTGAAGCTGTGCTGACCCGGATGAGACCACAGGCCAAGCCCCCCTGTACCGACTATCACTGTTCACGCGAGATGCCTGGTGGTACAGGGTGTGCTGCACCGAGTTGTCACAACTCTCAAACTAAAGTTTTCAATTGTTCTCATTCTTGAAATATGACGAGAGGTGAATtaacatttcctttctttagtagATTCAATAAGTCACATTCATCAGTATGCACGGTTTTGTCGCCAAATGACATCACAGAAAGACCTGCCAAATTATTTGCCATTTTCTCAAAAGCACAGGCGCAGATGCATTTCTTCCTCCTGCCTGCACAGGAAAATTAACACTCCTGCCCATGAGTTAACAGCCTTCTCCAGACCTACATGGCACTAACCTGACAGTTCAGCTATCACAAAGCTGATAAAATTATCCACACATTTATCCCCCTTTTCTTCTTGTGGGTTGCATCAGGATGTGTAAGATAACCTCCCCTTTATGTCTAAAACCCCCCGATGGCACACCTTTCCCCTCTACCTGTCGTCATCTCCCCACAAATAAGCTAGCTCTCTTCACGACTGATCAATTTGTATACGCAGGAAGCCAGTTTGAATATTTGTCTTTCTACTGTGTTCTTGAATAGATATGCCCTTCATAGTAGTGTCATGGAGTGCCACAGCAGGTGTGAACCATTAAGACATTTACAGCTAGAAAATCTTCTCAAGCAGCGAAATAAAAGTGCCAAGGAAACAACTTACCCCATTTGAATGTAAATACTCCACTGTTTTGGTAACAACTTCTAGAACAGCACTTGCTTCCCGCTCAGAAAAGAACTTCTGTCGCAAAATTTTGTCTAGGAGTTCTCCACCTTTCATTAGCTCTGTGACCATATACACTTTGCTTCCATTGTCATAAACCTATGCAAGACAGGTGACATATCCCTTATTAGGCAAAAACAGAGAACGGATGACAGAACATAATTTGCCAACATCAACCTTTAAAGTACATGAAGTCTACACATAAACTACCTTTTGAAGATAGCTGTAATGCATTACTTGATctagtttgttatttttaattatgtgcacacacacatgaaagtacagaaacacacaaacagacctTTAGTAAAAGTGCTCCCAAATGGAAAAGTGTGTAAAAGCTGAGAATacaaaataatagaataatatAATTATGCACATTAACTCACATCTCGCAAAGTGATCACATTGGTATGGTGTCCAAACCTTAAGAGAATCTCCACTTCTTCTGAAGGGTCCCTTTTATCTTTGTCcatgatctgaaaaaaaaaaaccacacaaaaaaaacccactaaaataCAAATCCCATTTCCttcaaacaaaaagtttctTAATAGcattttctgagaaaaaaacaaaaacaaaaaaaaatacaaaaacacacgcacacacactctcacacaaaaaatatacacGCAGGCATGTACTAGCAGCAAATACTGATGTTAGTAATTGATGGTTACCTTTACTGCATAGCTGATGCCCGAAACTTTGTGCACACACCTCTTGCAAACAGAGTAGGAACCAATGCCGATGTCCTGTAACATTTATTAACAGAGGGGAAAATGTTTCTTCAAGTCACCTGTTCTTGCACTATTGCTTCAGTTCTGATTCTCAAGATTTACTGTAGGCCAATCTATATTTCTGGTTCTTTATTTAAGAAAAGGTAGATCTATAGGttcattgaaaagaaaaaaaaaaacaaaacatcctaTCTTATTACATCATCACCAGTAAAATTCAaccgaagaaaaataaaggaaacgaTCAGTGGCTAACCAAACATGACACATCTAAGACTTTCAATGAACAAAGCATTCTTTCTCCTACACTGTGGTATTTCAAGGTGAAACATTTGAAGGATATTTCTGGAAATGTCACTTACTTCCTTAAGTTCATAGTCTTCTGAGAAACTGCATATCTTCACCCCAGGAAGCTGAAATacattgaaatgaaaaaaaaaacaactctatATTTGGTAGCACTATATTTTTCCTTGTAGGAATTCGAGTTAAATAgaatgaacagaaaatattatactgtttttaaacaaaaaaacaaaacaaaaaaaacaacaaaaaactcttCGAAAGGTGCAAATCATACTTTACAGTTCGCAGATGATGTCCCCCATATTCAAATTTTTATTGGACCTTGAAGAATTTCTGGGtgcaaattgttttttaatgatgatgggTAAAGCTGAGTACAAGACACTGTTTCCCCAACTTTGGGTGAATACCCCCTCCCTCTCAAAATGCTATTATGCAAAGGTgaaaatgcacagaaagatgtcaacaacacagatgtaAAGGTCTGTACATGGATACGTTTACCCCGTGAAGGTTTCACCCTATGTAAGCTGGGACCATATGTAAATCGGGCATATCTGTGATATTGTGTTTTTGACTTCTTTTATGTGCATGataaccaaggaaaaaaaatgcccGTTACTTGTCTTTTAACACAGTGGGTTCTATGTGTAATTCAGTATAACTGTAGATGATCATGCCTGCAGACTAGAACAGCCTGAGCTAATGTGTATATTTGATCCACCTCAGCACAGCAATGAAAGGAAATAAGGCGTGAAAAGAGGAAACATCAAAACAGCTCAATGTTTAGCTGGTGTACATAAGTGTTTCTACAAGTGCCTACAACTATTATTAAACAGCCACAGTGTCACAGCTGCAGGACTGGAATGCTAAACAAATATGTTCTAGCAATGACTGTAAAGGGCATCAAGCTTTCAATTCAACTACACATTTGAATACACCATACATATAAGGACCTGGACACATTCCTAAGATCATAAGTGTacagagaaatgtaaatatatacttAGGATGTCAAACTGTAAATTATCAGAAGACTgctgttaaatatttaatcccATACTTTGGCAATACTGTTTCtgatggggaaaaaacaaataaggtggttggcaagtgaaactaaatgcacacatgcataacaAGTAAAACATGTTCTTACCTTAGCTAGGCTGATATGATTATCAAGGGGATCATCTGGAGGTTTGGTTTCACCAAGTAATGCTGGAGCTACAAAACTAAATCCTCGGAACAGCTCGTGAGCTGTAGCACTTGCTGGGATTCCAGGagagtctggaaaaaaaattttttttaaacttttggcACCAATTAGacactgattttcttttttatcatcttttccATATCTTTCTCTCAATGTTGGCAAGTTCAAAATAACTGCTGTTTTGCAGATAATCTTTTTGTACTGTTCTGCCATTTAGCTAtatcaagcaaataaaaaatttgttctGATTGCTAGCAACACCAGTTTTAGTAGAAATCACAAAGCATCAGAAcacaaaaattctgaaaaaaaaaaagagactgccCCTTTGGTAGTAGAACAGTAGCTAAAACCAACATctaattttgtgctttttaagaaaaaattttaaagtaattatACAATCTGCAAAATTAATTCCAGAGAAGGCTATCCAAGAATTGAAACACTTCAATATACCTTTTGGAGTTTTTGATGTGAATTCATGATCAAAGTAGAAGACTTCATCTGTCTGCACCACAGCTGGCTTAAAAGGTGGTGACATTTCTCTGCGATATAATTTTTCCCAGTCGATTGTTGCAAAAAATGCATGCGATTTCAAATCTTCAATGCCATTTGGAGAGGAACCTGTTGCAAGGAATCATATGCTTGCTAATACCCCCATAAAATATTGGTGACATCAGTTCTATTCTTCAATTGTATTGTTAGTGATAATTCCTCAACTGACAACCCTTGAAATTTAGTGAATGTAAGTTTAAgacagctaaaaaaaataacccaacCTACCAAGCCTGTTGGCTGGATTGCGCTTGAATAGTGCACGAAGTAAACTTTGAGCTTCTGGACTAAGAAACTGTGGCATGCCTAGTTTGGCTCTGTTGGAAAAACAAAGCACCTCCGTTTGATAACATTATACAAGTCTGTCTTTGAGCATCCATGTACCATGTCAGCTCTCTCATCAGCCGGGAAAGTGGTAACATGCTCTACCTTCCCCtcttaaggaaaaaaaatcaatggagagttgggcttaaatgatacATTATCTGAATCTTGTCGGATCAAAATTTTGGGCTGCAACTGTTTGCTGGATTGCAAATGAGCTGTCTACTTACAGTCATGTCAAAAACACAGCTTTAACCCAATTCATTAAGTTCACCATGTTCACATACtatttcataaaagaaaataaactaatgaaTCAGAATgtatcatttaagcccaacaTCATTTCCCTTTAAGCaatacaaaaaaaggaagaaattacAGATCCAACCAAACTTTTTTCCACAGTCATAAACATGACCAGAAAAGATCTCATGCACACAAAGTCAGACACCTCTGGCCAGCTATTCAAAGTCAATAAAAGAGTCCTAAACCTTTACGAAATGACAGTTATAAAATACATagtcatgaaaataaaagattcctctatattaaaaagtaaattaaagctGACAAAATGAAATAGGTAATGGGTAATTATCCATTTCTTGGGCTAGCAGCACTCAAACCCAAAAACTTTACTATTTCTTTGTTGCTTGTGCTACTAAGAAATACAGATGGCGCTTACTTCAAGATCTGTGTCATGGTTTCCTTCCTGTTTGCTCCTTGGAAGGGGAGAGCACCTGTCAGCATCTCAAACTGACCAACAGAAGTGTATTATACCTAATGTCAATGGAGGTGCAAGAAGCTTACTGAAAGTAATGCTATGTAAAATAAGCCCAAGTTATATAGACTTGCTCCCGACATCTTACTGACACAAGATATCAGACCCATTAAAGAATCTGTTCTGCACAtatctttcaaaattattaattcACCATAGAACTTACACTGTTGCACATTTCCACTGGACAATCACTAGACATTGAATTAATTATACACAAATCAAAGGTAAGAGCTTTATTCCAGCATCAATCAAATGTCTGCTCTTCTTTAGTCCCACATCAACCAAAGATAAGAAATTTATCATTTCATATTCCCATGAAATGCACCAACCACCTTATTACCAATGAAGAACTGTTGTCAAGGCTATTTGAAGTTGTATGCTTTCTTTTGAGAATTTTATTCTCAATATCTTAAAGTTACACAGTAAAAGAATGATTCTCACACATATCTGGtctttcaaagaaaagcaaaaaacaaaagaccacacacacacatattagcTGATTTAGACCTAATGCATTCATACCATGAGCACTCCATATGACCACCAGTCTGCAGCTGTACTGTGCCCTTTCCGATTGACAACCTCAGGTGCCATGTATTCGACTgttccacaaaaagaaaatgtcttctctTCATCAAAAATGGACTCCTTGCTTAGGCCAAAATCTGTTAACTTTATGTGCCCTTCTGTGTCAAGTAGTATGctggaaaaataaaaggcagGTTTCAGCCATGACCATCTATCaggaaacaaataattaaaaatttttaaaaagcaagcaaGACCCATCTTCATACTTTGTCTTATAACCTTTCTTTTGTGTGAATTCCTCCCTCTACCTGATTATTTCTTAttacatataatttaaaatgtagttCAAAATGAGCtgatcttttcttcttccctaCAACTATTCACCACATGTAAAGCTGATGTTGCTGGTAGATGGTGGAGAAACCTTTACAAAGATTTTAATATCTAAATGTAAACTAATGTAATTATACTTGACACTTTCAAGCTCTTTTACTGACATTACATGGAAAAACATGAGCACCCACTCTCTCCTTTTTCAGGGGAGGAAAGAGTGATTGGTGGTATTAGGTCTGAAGATTAAAATCTGAAAGTCTGACTTACTTTTCTGGTTTAAGGTCCCTGTAGATAATTCCTAGACTGTGCAAATGATCCAGCGCCAGAGCCAATTCTGCCAGGTAAAATTTGACGTCTTCTTCAGTAAACATCACCTGGAGATTGGTGCATCAAACATTAGCATTTTGGGTTACCACGACCTTGACATGATTAAGTGAGAAGTTGTGTGCATAATTTTGAGTTACCTCTAGCCTAGATATGAATTTGTTTAAGTATACAAAAAAGACCAGCTGCTGCCACGACTGTTACATAAATCTTTGCAACTGAAATAAGCAAGCTTTGCTAAAACACACCTGATGGGAAGGACCAATTAGTGCAAGTTGTACTCAAATCATTCCTGATTATTTAAATACCATCAGTTTAACATCCAAAATTTGTATCCATCAAAATTGTCTCAGCAATTATCTGAAGATGCTTTCGACTTTATTTGTACAACAAACTTGTAAATGCAACTATAGGCTGTATGTTACCATGCATTCTATTAAGGGAATCAAGCAAATTACACAAAGCTTCAAATATAAAATGGCTAAGATATATGAAACCAAATGTTCAAGGAAAATTTATCAATGATGCccacaacaaaaatacatgcatgcTTATGTCTTATTACTAGAGCTAGATCTATAAGAACTTGCTTATGGCAAAATTTTTAAGCAGCACTTCTTCAAGCAAATTACTGACTTCTTTGGACAGACGAGTAAAAAGGTCCCCGCCTCTCAGAAACTCCAAAATCAGGTACAGCTTTCCTTCAGTCTGAAATGCTGCACAAAGAACAGCATTTTGTCCAATAGTAGTTGATGGCTGGCAAGACTAAGCTTATGATTTTCCCACTTACTCTTCAAGTATTCAGTATCAGTATTGTGTGGTGCACATATACATGCATTCACAATCAGCAATCAATAAATTCCATTAAGCAACACCAGCACAGTTGATGGCAGCCAGTCACCTGTAGCAGCTCATGAGTCATTAATGTGTAGCACTTCCTTCACATCAGCTTTTAAATGGAGGAAAGATAGTCCTTTTAGTGTGCATCACAATTTGAAGACACAGCCCtttgattattaaaaaaaaaaatcctacatcTCTGCACATCCATGCCAATGGCATAGATGTACTTTTGTTTAGACTTGTACACACAATCATGGCCCCAAGTAACATGAAATCACCACTTGCACTGAAGTACAACCACAAAGATACCAAAAGCCAAATGTGTTAAGTGCTAGATCGAGTAGCTGAAAGTTTTACATTATCAACGCCAAAAAAATCCAGTCTTCTCACCTGCATTCACGTCAATAAATCCATTAGCCAGATTTTCgttacaccaaaaaaaaaaaattctgcatttttttttaaacgaagaACAAAATAATAGCATTCCAGAATTCTTTTACATTGTTAAGGATGGATCTGTGATAACCTGCATTGCAAACACTGAGTGATTAGTGGCTGCACTGCTTTTATCAGGTGAACTATGAAGGTCTGATGGGCACCGCCCTGATCTATTGCTGTGACAGTCCTGCTATTACCTTTTTACCTTCTCTTTTAAAGCTTGGACTCAAAACAATCTCATACACCTCCCCCCAAGTTTCTACTATTAACATCCATGCATACATCTATATAGAGAGAAAATCtgtaataaacatgtgatgtgATTTTATAGCAAATTCTTATAGAAACTTGAGTTGACGTTACGATTCCTATTGTTTATCTCctcaacaaaacacaaactaaGTTTAGTTACTTCCCAAAGTTCTGCCTTAATGTGTTAGTTATGCTATGCTCCTCACTGTAGTAATCTCTGAATGGACAATACTTGTTGCTTCAACCCAGATGTGCAAAGTTGTTATTACAAAGCTGTAGTCCCAGGTTTTCTGGTCACATGCTTCTCATACTTTAACGAGTGCTATGCTTTTCAAACCATAAAATTGTCTCAATCTGAACTCAGCAAAAGATTCAACATATACTGCACCTGATGCCAAATCAATTTCCTCTTCACATCATTACATCAAAAGGAATACTGAAAGCTTTAAATGCACCAACAACTTGCCACTTaccacacataaacacataaccttaaaaaaaacaaactttcacaAAGAAGAGTGAGACAATAATTACTAGAATATCAAGGGAAGTGGATGGCTGTGTGGTTAGACTACTGGAATCTGAACCCAAAGGCACACCAGTTCAATACAGCCAACTTTCCTTAGGTGACCCAGCTGctgggaatgggtacctgacaaCAGAGAGTTCTGGATGGTAAAGCAGGGAGAGGAAGATGGGCACCTCTCTAACAAAAAGTTGTCCcagagaaaagtgaagtctcCAACATCTTATTCCCCAAATGAGCCAAAAAGGGTTAGGGAATGACTACCTTTTTTTACCTGCTAGAACATTAATGATTTAGAAGCAAAGCAGTTGAAATCTTACCTATGTATTACATGTTACTTCCCCCTCAACATATACCACTTCTACTAATATTACAATGCCAACAATCAAACTACAAGACAGCAAAATAATACATAAGAACCCTTCATTTTGTTACATGTGCTGGTATATGCAAGACATTGAATTTAATAACCAGTGAAAActtcttcagtttttcaaaatcaacCAGCGTTAACTGCACCTATATACATCAGTATCTGCCAGTGAGCAATGGTGAATGGAGGAAAAGGCAAACATGCTTCCTACAACATAGGTCATGGGTCAtttgatgaatatttttattttgtatcatGTCTTGAAATGTCACCAAAACCAAATGTCAACCAGCCCTATGCACTTTACATGAAGGATGGCGAGAAATCATTCTGAGCACTGTTTTTTTCAAGATCTGGTTGTGAATGAACAAGCTGAGCCTGTATGGATTAACTGTAAGATGACAGCTCAATCCAgtggggttatttttttttgtttttgttttagtttatgagttttaaattattaacatCTCAAACTGCCAGAAGGAACAAAAGCTATGACTACTACAATTAAACAATAGGAtacttgtaaaatatatattttaagactGCAAAACCATATCAGCGGTGAAGGACTGCCAGTAAAGACAGCATGTCTTGCACCCCAAATTAGACAGTGGGGAGGTTATCTAAATAATTTACTGGCATACCTTTTCTATGCAGTTCATGTAGGAATTTTATTATCCCTCGATTCAGCTGCATCATAATGCTATCTCATTTGctgttttaaatgtatattttcagTATGAAAGCTTGTGAATTTTGCCTGgctaaa
The sequence above is a segment of the Pomacea canaliculata isolate SZHN2017 linkage group LG6, ASM307304v1, whole genome shotgun sequence genome. Coding sequences within it:
- the LOC112566636 gene encoding ribosomal protein S6 kinase 2 alpha-like, whose protein sequence is MPLAQLADPWRRMELARDTEAGSTEDILVDDEGDDSTNELEITSVANRQGERADPSQFELLKVLGQGSFGKVFLVRKITGADAGTLYAMKVLKKATLKVRDRQRTKMERDILADVNHPFIVRLHYAFQTEGKLYLILEFLRGGDLFTRLSKEVMFTEEDVKFYLAELALALDHLHSLGIIYRDLKPENILLDTEGHIKLTDFGLSKESIFDEEKTFSFCGTVEYMAPEVVNRKGHSTAADWWSYGVLMFEMLTGALPFQGANRKETMTQILKAKLGMPQFLSPEAQSLLRALFKRNPANRLGSSPNGIEDLKSHAFFATIDWEKLYRREMSPPFKPAVVQTDEVFYFDHEFTSKTPKDSPGIPASATAHELFRGFSFVAPALLGETKPPDDPLDNHISLAKLPGVKICSFSEDYELKEDIGIGSYSVCKRCVHKVSGISYAVKIMDKDKRDPSEEVEILLRFGHHTNVITLRDVYDNGSKVYMVTELMKGGELLDKILRQKFFSEREASAVLEVVTKTVEYLHSNGVVHRDLKPSNILYADDSGSPESLRICDFGFAKQLRAENGLLMTPCYTANFVAPEVLKRQGYDASCDIWSLGVLLYTMLAGHTPFANGPNDTPNDILARIEEGKFTLVGGNWDSVSAPAKDLVKRMLHIDPHTRLSAAQVLKHQWISQRQMLPHLPLTIQDAQLVKGSLAATFKAFNAQNINKAQLEPVGASRLAQRRGKARPKSSTAL